One Podospora pseudopauciseta strain CBS 411.78 chromosome 4, whole genome shotgun sequence genomic window, ATTAAAAGCTACTTTAAGAGCTTATATCGGTTAAGAAGGAGACAGTATAAATTAAGCCTATATTCCAAAACGCCAGACTATCACTTGGTATTCCTCTAAGCCACGCCGTGTACTGTGTAAAGCCAAAAAGTTCTACATGATCTCATAATTTCATTCCACTGCTTGTTGGCCGTGTTGAATCTCTAGCCACAATCTATGATGGAGGTTTGTGTACAGGAGGCGGTGGCAAGATTCCCACAGGCTCATTTTCCGCAGAGACGACAATCGACGGTGAGTTGAAACCGCTTGGTTGAATAGTGAGGGACGATCCAGGCTTCGCTGATTGTGACGTCGTGTCGGCATCGTCGTTGTGGCGAGGGCTGGAGTCGTGAGAAGCTCTGTAGGAGGTTCCGTTGTTGAGATCCGGCCTAGACGGGCCTCCTGGCGAAATCTGCAACGATACAGGGTTTGGCGACAGAGCCCTCGATGACGATGGCGGGCTGGGCTTTGTGAAACCCGTGACGCTCCCTGTGAAACTGTTTGCTCTTGAGCGTCGACGTCCGCGCTCATCGTCTTCTGGACGAGTCACGTTGTATCTATCCTCAAGGTGCCTCAGATTCCGGTTCCGAATTTCTTCTCCTGGCGTAGTCGGATATTTGCTCGCCGCAACATCCTGGAACTCCGAATCGTCGAAGCTCTTGAGATCCGCGGTGCCGAGTAGGTGACCGATGGCGCTCAGTCCTTTTGCTATCTTGCTCCGGCCCGCATCGGGACGACGGGGTCCGTCCGATTTGTCTTCGCTGATACGCCTGGGTCCCGAATGGCTGATGCCAAGTCCGGTTTGTGCATCAAACTCGTCATGATGGTGCGAGCAGTTGCAGTGAGCTGAGGTAGGGTTCGCTGCAGCAACCATGTCTTCTGCCAGTAGCATATAAAGCGAACCACAGGCAGCAAAGGCTGATGCCACAATCGGCGCCCATTGACCTGGCCAGAAATGTTAGTAATAAGACCGGTGAATTGGAATAAACAGTGGATGGAATAACGACTACATACCAACGTTGGCCATGGGTTCTGTTTGCCAATTGACTGGGCCGCTCCAGAAATTCAACTCCCCCACGACAAGAATTGCAATGACAGCTGCTCCGAACACCGGAATTTCCACGACGCTTAGAAACCCCCTGATGATATTGTTGACCTTATTCATCCTCTCAGGGGTAGCGCCGTTGGTTCCCGTTTCTGGCTGATCCAGATATGTCTCTCCAAACCGCTCTTGCCAGTTCACTTTAAGTATCTTGTCCCACATCGACACCATCGAAAGGATGGCAGGAATGCAACAGGCGGCGCAGAATAGCGTGGCGGTGCCAAACGTCATGATGAAAGGCTCGGGAATAACATATATCTCGTCTGCCGAACCTTGTCGCATCGGTGAGAAGGGCCCGTCTTCAATAGAGCATACCAAACCGCATAAACTTTCgccgtaaataaaaagtGACTCGTCGGTATCACACGGCACCGCCTCGGTCCGGAAGAACTCAACAGTCAAAGCCAACAGGCCAACGAGGATGATGCCTGCCCAAAGGAATATGGTATTCCGACCAGGGTTGTTGAAATATGTAGTTGACAGTCTAACCGTGATGGGGGCTGTTAGAATGCCAATAGAACAGAACTGGAAAGCGCCATATATGTCCATATCAACGGCGTTGGGAACATGCAATGCCGCCAAAGCTACTCCGTGGACTGCAGCAACGGCGGGGAAGATCAAGGCTGCGGCCAAGCAAGCATTTCGAAGCCATTCCGTCTTCCTAGCAAGCACACAAGCTGCAACAAGAACATAGTATCTGAAAGGAGATGTAAGTGTTAGCACGGTATTCTGGTATAGTTGCCGAACAGACCACGTACAAGACTCTACTGCCAGGTCCATATTGACCAGAGACGGGCCATGAACACACCACCTTGGCGGGGGTGTTTACTGCAGCTGCAAGTGCTGGCAGCACAACGTCAGCGGTGCTATTGCGGGCAACAAGGTCATAGGTGTGTGAAAGTGGCGGAAGCGCGGGCATGTCCTTGCAGTGCCGGAAAAATAAGCTCGTCTAAGAGAAGCGAAACATCAAGGCAGATCAAGAGCGGCTGAAATGGCAGGAGATAGAATAAAAAGAAGACGCAAGATGATAGCGCCATCCGGGGAAACGTGTGCGCTTGTTATGCAGGTGGTGTTGACAAAGCCTCATGGTCGAAATGTCGGACTTGACTCCTTTAAGGACATCGGTGAATCAGAAGAGGAAGTCGGCAGCAGACAGGGCGGGGGAACAGGATCGTGTGTGCCGCTGTCTCGGTGTGGTAGCACAATACAGCATCGCAGCGTCATATCGCGATGCGCCTGCTATTCCCGCAAAGCAGGGCTGTCTGGTTCCTCACGTGTCCTCATGCCAGTTTGGGCTTGTGCCTATGAGAGGACGAGCCAGTCAATATCTCCATGTGGCCGTTCCCGAAGATCACTGAATGAATGTACATATGGTATTGTGGGGGCTCGAGATAGTTGCTGGAAAGGATTGCCCCGCATGGTGGCTGTGCCTACATTAGCGTTCCTGGTCAATCGGTTCCCAATGTGGCATTTGGCGATGCTTCCAGGTTGATTCTCGGTCTCTTTTGTGGACGGTGTCGGAAAAGACGAGGTCAAAAGCCACTAGGTGACTGGTAGTTGCAATCTCACAGGGCTAAGCCAGCGCCAAGCCGATTTCTAGCGGGCGAATAAAATATCAGCCACTCAACTTTCCACGTGCCTCCACTCTCCACCGCCCCGCAGACAAACCTCGACCCTGAGCCTCTTGCTATCACAAGATA contains:
- a CDS encoding hypothetical protein (EggNog:ENOG503NVYW), whose product is MPALPPLSHTYDLVARNSTADVVLPALAAAVNTPAKVVCSWPVSGQYGPGSRVLYYVLVAACVLARKTEWLRNACLAAALIFPAVAAVHGVALAALHVPNAVDMDIYGAFQFCSIGILTAPITVRLSTTYFNNPGRNTIFLWAGIILVGLLALTVEFFRTEAVPCDTDESLFIYGESLCGLVCSIEDGPFSPMRQGSADEIYVIPEPFIMTFGTATLFCAACCIPAILSMVSMWDKILKVNWQERFGETYLDQPETGTNGATPERMNKVNNIIRGFLSVVEIPVFGAAVIAILVVGELNFWSGPVNWQTEPMANVGQWAPIVASAFAACGSLYMLLAEDMVAAANPTSAHCNCSHHHDEFDAQTGLGISHSGPRRISEDKSDGPRRPDAGRSKIAKGLSAIGHLLGTADLKSFDDSEFQDVAASKYPTTPGEEIRNRNLRHLEDRYNVTRPEDDERGRRRSRANSFTGSVTGFTKPSPPSSSRALSPNPVSLQISPGGPSRPDLNNGTSYRASHDSSPRHNDDADTTSQSAKPGSSLTIQPSGFNSPSIVVSAENEPVGILPPPPVHKPPS